In a single window of the Gossypium hirsutum isolate 1008001.06 chromosome A13, Gossypium_hirsutum_v2.1, whole genome shotgun sequence genome:
- the LOC107895215 gene encoding 65-kDa microtubule-associated protein 1 encodes MAVMDAQNPLLGETTCGTLLQKLQEIWDEVGESDEERDKMLLQIEQECLDVYKRKVEQAAKSRAELLVTLSDAKLELSTLVSALGDKSFLGVDTVKASGTIKEQLAAIAPALEQLWKQKEERVKEFSDVQSQIQKICGEITGSANEQAGAPAVDESDLSLKKLNEYQVKLQELQKEKSDRLHKVLEFVGTVHDLCAVLGMDFFSTITEVHPSLDDKTCVQSKSISNDTLLRLAETVSALHEDKKQRLHKLQELATKLTDLWNLMDTPEEERRLFDHVTCNISASVDEVTVPGALALDLIEQAEVEVERLDQLKSSRMKELAFKRQVELEEIFAHAHIDIDPEAAREKIMALIDSGNVEPAELLADMDNQIAKAKEEALSRKEILDRVEKWMSACEEESWLDDYNRDDNRYNASRGAHLNLKRAEKARILVNKIPGMVDTLVAKTRAWEEDRGISFKYDGVPLLAMLDEYAMLRQEREEEKRRLRDQKKFGEQQNTEQEPIFGSRSTPARPASTKKVVGPRTNGTPSRRLSLSASQNGSRSAAKEGKRDSMRLAAPANFVAITKEDAAPHVSGTDRSPASP; translated from the exons ATGGCAGTAATGGATGCACAAAACCCTCTTCTAGGAGAAACCACTTGTGGCACTTTACTGCAGAAACTGCAA gaaatatgggatgaAGTTGGTGAAAGTGATGAAGAGAGAGACAAGATGCTTCTTCAGATAGAGCAAGAGTGCTTGGATGTGTATAAAAGGAAGGTTGAGCAGGCTGCAAAATCAAGAGCAGAACTTCTTGTGACCTTGTCAGATGCCAAACTAGAACTTTCCACACTTGTATCAGCTCTTGGAGACAAAAGTTTTCTTGGTGTT GATACTGTGAAGGCATCGGGGACAATCAAGGAGCAACTTGCTGCTATAGCACCAGCGCTTGAACAGCTGTGGAAACAGAAAGAGGAGAGAGTTAAGGAGTTTTCTGATGTACAATCACAGATTCAGAAGATATGTGGGGAAATTACTGGGAGTGCCAATGAGCAGGCTGGTGCTCCTGCAGTGGATGAGTCCGACTTGTCCCTAAAGAAGTTGAATGAGTATCAAGTAAAGCTCCAAGAACTTCAAAAGGAGAAG AGTGATCGGCTGCATAAAGTCCTTGAATTTGTTGGCACTGTGCATGATCTTTGTGCTGTACTTGGAATGGACTTCTTTAGTACTATAACTGAAGTTCATCCAAGCTTAGATGATAAAACATGTGTGCAGTCAAAAAGCATAAGCAATGATACACTATTAAGGTTGGCTGAGACAGTCTCAGCTTTACATGAAGATAAGAAGCAGAGGCTTCATAAG CTTCAAGAGTTAGCAACTAAGCTAACAGATCTGTGGAATTTGATGGACACTCCTGAAGAAGAAAGGAGATTATTCGACCATGTTACCTGCAACATCTCTGCATCAGTTGATGAAGTGACTGTTCCTGGTGCTCTTGCTCTGGATCTGATTGAACAA GCAGAGGTAGAAGTTGAAAGGCTTGATCAGCTAAAGTCAAGCAGAATGAAGGAACTTGCTTTCAAAAGGCAAGTGGAGCTTGAGGAGATATTTGCCCATGCTCATATAGACATAGATCCAGAGGCTGCTAGGGAGAAAATTATGGCTCTGATTGATTCCGGGAATGTTGAGCCTGCTGAGTTACTAGCTGACATGGATAATCAGATAGCAAAAGCGAAAGAAGAAGCCCTTAGCAGGAAAGAAATATTGGATAGGGTTGAAAAATGGATGTCAGCTTGTGAAGAAGAAAGTTGGCTTGATGACTATAATCGG GATGATAACAGATACAATGCAAGCAGGGGGGCACATTTAAACCTCAAGCGTGCTGAGAAAGCTCGTATTCTGGTAAACAAAATTCCAG GTATGGTTGACACTTTGGTTGCCAAAACTCGAGCTTGGGAGGAAGATCGTGGCATATCATTTAAGTACGATGGTGTTCCGCTCCttgccatgctagatgaatatgcTATGCTCAGGCAAGAAAGGGAAGAAGAGAAAAGGAGGCTTAGG GATCAGAAGAAGTTCGGTGAGCAGCAAAACACAGAACAAGAACCCATATTCGGTTCAAGGTCAACCCCAGCTCGACCGGCTAGTACAAAGAAGGTGGTGGGACCTCGGACCAATGGAACCCCCAGCAGACGCTTGTCTTTAAGTGCCAGTCAAAATGGAAGCAGATCTGCAGCTAAAGAAGGGAAGCGGGACAGCATGAGGCTGGCAGCTCCTGCCAACTTTGTTGCCATAACAAAGGAGGATGCCGCCCCCCATGTTTCTGGAACCGATAGATCACCAGCATCAccctaa
- the LOC107894377 gene encoding LOW QUALITY PROTEIN: putative BPI/LBP family protein At1g04970 (The sequence of the model RefSeq protein was modified relative to this genomic sequence to represent the inferred CDS: inserted 1 base in 1 codon), with amino-acid sequence MEISSKSMENAIRFIFFSFLLIPANTQLESNQKGYISAVISTKGLDFAKDLLIEKAVSSIIPLQLSDIEKSAKIPVVGKVRMGLSDIVIYSVXFSFSSIATGDSGIVLVASGATANLNMKWKYSYKTWIVTISDQGTATVEVLGMVVWLKAAVINEEGTLKLLLSEYECHVKDISINVDGGASWLYQGIIDAFRGKIMSEVEDAIIKKIKEGIIKLDSLLQSLPKQLQVNSVVALNVTFMDDPLLTNSSVELEINGLFNGADEISVSNYYSKRAQNFLSCNGLAKMVEISLHEKVFQSAASVYFHADHMHWTLNKIPESLTNTAGWRYIIPQLYEQYPNDDMKLHVTVTSPPVIRIADHDVDTTIYADLTFEVLDSSEVVSIACISLVISASCSAEIHRNNLTGGIKLTNFTSSLAWSNIGNLNMHLLQAAMSTVLENFFMPDLNLHLRNGFPLPLPHGFTLQNAEIVQLNSKVMVRSDLSYTEDMISRPETLFLSLFSWTPYKSG; translated from the exons ATGGAGATCTCTTCCAAATCCATGGAAAATGCGATACGCTTCATATTTTTCTCATTCCTGCTCATTCCTGCAAATACCCAACTTGAATCCAACCAAAAAGGATACATATCTGCTGTTATATCCACTAAAGGTCTTGATTTTGCTAAAGATTTGCTGATTGAGAAAGCTGTTTCTTCTATAATTCCACTTCAACTGTCTGATATCGAAAAGTCTGCAAAAATCCCGGTTGTTGGGAAAGTTCGTATGGGTCTTTCTGATATCGTAATTTACAGTG GATTTTCCTTTTCATCGATTGCAACTGGAGACTCCGGTATTGTTTTAGTTGCTTCTGGTGCTACTGCTAATTTGAATATGAAGTGGAAGTATTCTTACAAAACATGGATAGTCACTATTTCTGATCAAGGAACTGCCACTGTTGAG GTTCTAGGCATGGTGGTGTGGCTTAAAGCGGCTGTTATAAACGAAGAAGGAACTCTCAAGCTATTATTATCGGAATATGAATGTCATGTGAAAGATATCTCCATAAATGTAGATGGTGGAGCTTCTTGGCTTTATCAAGG GATCATTGATGCTTTCCGAGGGAAAATCATGTCTGAAGTTGAAGATGCGATTATCAAGAAGATCAAAGAAGGAATAATAAAGCTTGACTCATTGTTGCAGTCGCTTCCAAAACAACTGCAAGTTAATAGTGTTGTTGCATTGAATGTGACTTTCATGGATGACCCTTTGTTAACTAATTCTTCCGTAGAGCTTGAAATTAATGGTTTATTCAACGGAGCAGATGAAATTTCAGTTTCAAACTATTACAGTAAAAGAGCACAGAATTTCCTTTCCTGCAATGGTTTAGCAAAGATGGTTGAAATCTCATTGCATGAAAAAGTTTTTCAATCTGCTGCATCAGTATACTTCCAT GCAGATCATATGCATTGGACTCTCAACAAAATACCTGAGTCACTGACGAACACTGCTGGATGGAGATATATTATACCTCAATTGTATGAGCAATATCCAAATGATGATATGAAGCTTCATGTAACGGTGACTTCTCCACCAGTCATACGAATTGCAGATCATGACGTGGACACCACTATTTATGCAGATTTGACTTTCGAGGTCTTAGATTCCAGTGAAGTCGTCTCCATCGCTTGCATCTCATTG GTGATAAGTGCATCATGTTCTGCAGAAATTCATAGGAACAATCTTACTGGTGGCATTAAGCTAACCAACTTCACATCATCTTTGGCATGGAGTAATATTGGTAATCTTAACATGCATCTCCTTCAG GCTGCAATGTCAACAGTCCTCGAAAACTTCTTCATGCCAGATCTGAACTTACATCTTAGAAATGGGTTCCCTTTGCCGCTTCCCCATGGTTTTACACTTCAGAATGCTGAAATTGTCCAACTCAATTCGAAGGTTATGGTTCGTAGTGATTTGAGCTACACAGAGGATATGATCTCTCGACCAG AAACATTGTTTTTATCCCTTTTTTCCTGGACTCCTTACAAATCTGGCTAA
- the LOC107895216 gene encoding serine/threonine-protein phosphatase PP-X isozyme 2: protein MSDLDRQIEQLKKCEPLKESEVKALCLKAMEILVEESNVQRVDAPVTICGDIHGQFYDMKELFKVGGDCPKTNYLFLGDFVDRGFYSVETFLLLLALKVRYPDRITLIRGNHESRQITQVYGFYDECLRKYGSVNVWRYCTEIFDYLSLSALIENKIFSVHGGLSPAISTLDQIRTIDRKQEVPHDGAMCDLLWSDPEDIVDGWGLSPRGAGFLFGGSVVTSFNHTNNIDYICRAHQLVMEGYKWMFNNQIVTVWSAPNYCYRCGNVAAILELDENLNKQFRVFDAAPQESRGTPAKKPAPDYFL, encoded by the exons ATGTCTGACCTAGACAGGCAAATAGAGCAGCTAAAGAAGTGTGAACCCTTGAAAGAATCCGAAGTGAAAGCTCTTTGTCTCAAGGCCATGGAAATCCTTGTTGAAGAGAGTAATGTTCAAAGGGTCGATGCCCCTGTAACT ATATGTGGTGATATCCACGGGCAGTTTTATGATATGAAAGAGCTTTTTAAAGTAGGAGGTGATTGCCCTAAGACAAATTATTTGTTTCTTGGAGATTTTGTTGACAGAGGGTTTTACTCCGTGGAAACCTTTCTCCTTCTATTGGCCTTGAAG GTCAGATATCCGGATCGCATAACACTCATTAGAGGGAACCATGAAAGCCGTCAGATCACACAG GTATATGGATTCTATGACGAATGCCTGCGTAAATATGGCTCGGTGAATGTTTGGAGATATTGCACTGAAATCTTTGATTACTTAAG TCTTTCAGCTCTTATCGAGAACAAAATCTTTAGCGTCCATGGTGGTCTCTCTCCTGCAATATCAACTTTGGATCAG ATTCGAACAATTGATCGGAAGCAAGAAGTACCACATGATGGTGCCATGTGTGACCTGTTGTGGTCTGACCCTGAGGATATTGTTGATGGATGGGGTTTGAGTCCCCGTGGTGCTGGTTTCCTGTTTGGCGGCAGTGTTGTCACTTCGTTCAACCACACAAACAACATTGACTATATATGCCGTGCACATCAATTGGTTATGGAAGGATACAAATGGATGTTTAATAACCAGATAGTTACAGTCTGGTCCGCTCCCAATTACTGTTATAG ATGTGGTAATGTTGCTGCAATTCTCGAGCTGGATGAAAATCTTAACAAGCAGTTTCGCGTGTTTGACGCAGCACCTCAG GAATCAAGAGGTACTCCCGCCAAAAAGCCTGCTCCCGATTACTTTCTATGA